The following nucleotide sequence is from Bacillota bacterium.
AAAGCGTATTGGATTGTCGAAAACTTTGACAAAGCATTAACTACTTTGTTAGTAGGAAATAATTTATCCAATATTGCACTGACTACAGTTAGTGTTATCTTATTTACGGGGTTTTTTAGAGATTTACCAAATTCAGATACGATTATTACGTTAATGAACACATTAGTTATGACAACTATTATTTTGATATTTGGCGAAATTTTACCTAAAAGTCTTGCGAAATCTTATCCTGATAAAATTTGTCTTTTTGTAAGTGGATTTTTGTATTTGTTGATTAAATTGATGACACCTATTACGTTTCCTTTTCGTATGTTAAACAAACATGTGGTTCGGAGAATGGATACTGAACAAAAATTAACCGTTACGGAATCAGAACTCGAAACCATTATTGATACCATGGAAGAAGAAGGTTCTATCGATGAAGAAGAAGCGGATATGTTGCAAAAAGTATTAGAACTAAGTGAAATTACTGTTGAAGAAATCATGACGCCAAGAGTCGATATGGTTGCCATTGATATTTCAGATGATGTCGATCAAATCACTGATGTATTCTTTAAAAATAAATTCTCTCGAATTCCTGTATTTGATGGGAATTATGATAACATCGTTGGTGTATTATCAGAAAGAGATTATTATACAAAATTAATTAAAGGTCATAATATTAATATTAAAAAATTACTTCGAAAGCCAATCTTCATTCCAGCAACCACAAAAGTTGACGCTTTAATTGAATTGCTTCAAATGGAAAACAGTCATTTAGCTATTGTTGTAGATGAATATGGTGGTGTCGATGGTTTAGTAACCATGGAAGACGCTTTAGAAGAATTGGTTGGAGAAATCTATGATGAGCATGATGATGTGACCAAAAATATTATTAAGCAAAATGAAAATGAATTTGTTGTAAATGCTGACTATGATTTAAAAGACTTGTTTGAAGATCTTAATTTAGGAGTATCTCCAGTTAGTGATTCAACTTCTGTAGGTGGATGGCTGTTCGAAAAATTCCAAGACATTCCTGAAGTGGGAGAAAAAATAGAATATGAAATCGCTGTGAATCAAGTCTATAACGATTTAAGCGAATTGATTAATGAAGACGTAGAAATTCTAATTTTCGAAGTTCTAAAAGTCAAAAAGAGAAGAATTAAATCGGTTTTATTAACCGTTAAAATTGAAAAACAATATTTAGAAGAAAAAAACTAGACACTATTTAAAGTGAGGATTCTTACCTATCCTCACTTTTTTAAAGAAAAAGGAGGCGTCAAGTATGGAAAGACTTCAAAAAATTATCCAAAAAGCAGGAATAGCCTCAAGAAGAAAAGCCGAGCAATATATTGTGGATGGCCGAGTATCTGTCAATGGAGTAGTTGTGAAAGAACTTGGAACTCAAGTGGAATCATCTGATGAAGTAAGAGTAGATGGCAGCCTGTTAAGCAAAGAAGAAAAAGTATATTTTGTCTTAAACAAACCAACTGGATACCTTTCAACCACAAATGATAATTTTAACCGAAGAACTATCATGGATTTAATACCTGTAAAAGAAAGAATATTCCCAATAGGACGACTTGATTATGATACTTC
It contains:
- a CDS encoding hemolysin family protein → MEISHTWLSFSAVTFNPTLLVLMLVLLVTSAFFSMTEMAFSAVGRVKLKTLVDQNIKGSKKAYWIVENFDKALTTLLVGNNLSNIALTTVSVILFTGFFRDLPNSDTIITLMNTLVMTTIILIFGEILPKSLAKSYPDKICLFVSGFLYLLIKLMTPITFPFRMLNKHVVRRMDTEQKLTVTESELETIIDTMEEEGSIDEEEADMLQKVLELSEITVEEIMTPRVDMVAIDISDDVDQITDVFFKNKFSRIPVFDGNYDNIVGVLSERDYYTKLIKGHNINIKKLLRKPIFIPATTKVDALIELLQMENSHLAIVVDEYGGVDGLVTMEDALEELVGEIYDEHDDVTKNIIKQNENEFVVNADYDLKDLFEDLNLGVSPVSDSTSVGGWLFEKFQDIPEVGEKIEYEIAVNQVYNDLSELINEDVEILIFEVLKVKKRRIKSVLLTVKIEKQYLEEKN